Genomic window (Ctenopharyngodon idella isolate HZGC_01 chromosome 20, HZGC01, whole genome shotgun sequence):
ataggCGTACtgtagtgattcaggataagacaaaaacatggtttggaagatggattcacaatgtacttgctcaaactctgaacaaaaaagttacatagtgtaccttcaACTAAACATTAGCCTATATTCTGATTTGATGGTCTcaaatttaagtttaaaatgGACCAAGATTAAGGTGaacaaaaataatcaatttaacTTATAATTACAAGCCCATCTGACatgttgtaaaaatattttcaagtaaaattttaaaaataatgctgGCTTACACTTTAATGAGTAAAACAGACAATTAAATTGTTAATTGCAACTATCTACATGACAGTCATCCGATTAAATTCTGCAGTGACACAAATGACAGCCGGTTAAAATTAAGAAATTGCTAAAAATCACTGGAATATATATTTTGCAATGAGTAACTTCACGAAATAGCTTTACAAAGTTTACATTCGTGTAATGAcgtatttccttttaaaatattactattttgttctgtaaattgtaaatgtgtAGCCTATCTGCTAACACTTGGTTTCAGAGTCAGTGTTTACTTTAGCGCACTAGAATATCGATGAACTCAAAGCTAAAATATAGACTAAACGTTCAAGACTCGCCAATTTTAATGGAATCTATAAGATAAGCCCAACACTTCGGAGTTATTTCAACCTAAAACGACAAATAACTATCGTTTTGTATGAAGTGAAGATGAAAAGCACGATAGAGACCTGTATTTTGAAACTTCCGGCTTCACCGGAAGTTGATATTGTTTCGCTCCTGGCTTCGCAGTTTCACGTGTTCCCATCACTGCAGACAGAGTTAAATCATGACACATTCAGACGGGATCGTGTAAGTAAACTTTATCAACActtcacatttactgttgtcGCTTTAGTTAAACTCTTGTTTAGAAAGGCAGTTAAGTCGCTGTAAGTGTGAGTTCAGTGTTAGTTGGATTTTCCGCTGGAGACACGCGAAACTAACATCTGACTGCAGTGCTTCAGCAGCTGTTTTTTTCACGGTTTTAGATTATATGGATATACATTATGTATATGTggtaatgtttatatatatatatatatatatatatatatatgagagagagagagagagagagagtgagagagagaaacagaaacagTAGAAGTCAATGGAAAGACCCCATGAACATACAAACACTAGACACGTGACAGTGAGTTTCTGTGGATTGTTCCTCCAGTAAACCCAAGACGAAGCGCTCCAAGCGCTTCCTGCAAAGTCGAGAGCCCAAACTGATCGAGAACCTGAAGAACAGCATGATCATTAAAGGAGGAAACACCAGCGAGACTCTCTCTCAGGCCCTGAAGGACGTGGTGAGTCAGTTATGATCAGATCTTCCTCCTGTACCTTCATCAGATGGATGTCTGTTTCTCATTTGGTCTGTTTGTTGTTTTCAGTACGCGCTGAAGAAACCCAATGCTGTGCTGTACAAGAAGTAAGTAGAGTTTCAGTGTGGTttctaatgttgttttggagtctctagAACAGGTTTACatggtcaaaaaacactttattcactgcagcatcagctcttttctcacagtgtctgaaacggtttgatcaaggattcagtctctctaaaccccgcctttctgagagctgctctgctctgattggtcagatggacCAGTCTGTTGTAATTGTTCACAAACCATACTCCCATTATCttgtctcagatacaactacagtgtttgagggcggggcaaagctATTCAGCCAATGAAAATCAGAGACTGacattatgcaaatgagttaCGAACTAACGTAGTTTCAGttggaagtgagactggaattactgacgactcgtttcagatCAGAATAACTTTTCTTTTATGAGACACaaactccatttatctgcaTTTTAAATTTTGCAGAGCTTTTACAGTCACAAACAGCTGCATTAAACACTACATGAAAGATCATATCTGAAAAAGTGTAAGTGGTCTGAGTCTGATGATGATGTTGGTTGTTGTCTCAACAGGAAGAACATGGTGCGGCCCTTCGAGGACTCCACGGCTCTGGTAAACTCATGATTCACGGCTGTGACCGCATTGTCTCTTATTGAAGCTTTCGCGCGTAACGTTTCTGTGTTTGCTTTCCTTCAGGAATTCTTCTCCAAGAAATCAGACTGTTCCATGTTTCTGTTCGGCTCACACAACAAGAAGAGACCCAACAACCTCATATTTGGTGCGTGACTTCGGTTAAACCGGAGATATCAGTTTTCTACTTTAAAGGAAGCGTTTGTGTTGATGTTTTCTCGTGTCCTTCGCAGGACGCATGTTTGACTTCCACGTGCTGGACATGTTTGAGCTGGGCATCGAGAAGTTTGTGTCTCTGAAAAACGTGAAGGTGAGCAGCAGTGGTGATGTGAGAGCCGTCTGACTCTAATCTGACTCTAAACTGAGATTTTGTGTCCCGTGTGCAGAAGGACACGTGTCCCGTGGGCACCAAACCCATGCTGGTGTTTGCTGGAGAGCTCTTTGACATGGATCGTGAGCATCAGCGCTTGAAGAACGTGCTGACAGGTGATTCACCCTCcaaacacactgtttctctaACAGATCCAGCgctccagactaacatttgagagcagTAACATCATGACACTAAGATCAACAGATGGTGGCGCCAGCACCTGATTTAGTAGCACTAGAGGGATTTTTAATCATAAAgttaattttaaagggttagttcactcaaaatgaagtttctgtcattaattcctccccctcatgtcgttccacacccttaagaccttcgttcatcttcagaacacaaattaagatatttttgatgaaatccgagaagtttttttttttttttttatcctccattgacagcaacgaaattaccacattcaggttccagagaagtagtaaaaacatttgttaaaacagtcatgtgactgcagtggttcaaccttaatgttatgaagagacgagaatatttttattaaatttttgcGCCCAAAAAGTAatgactttattaaaaaaaaattgtctttcCCCGTGTCATTCTAAGCTATTTacattgcagagcttctgtgtttgtctgaatgccggctcagtattggccgaagctggtcacgtgatcagcacgacgcatgcgtgtgatgctgacacaggagccggccaataatgattCGCCGTTCTGATgaagaacctggaagtgctggatgtaaacaacgtatgagaatgacacagaagagaagagattgttgaataaagtcatttgtttttgcgcacaaaaagtattctcgtctcttcataacattaatgttgaaccactgcagtcacatgacttttaacaatgtctttagtacctttctggaccttgaaagtgttgattatattgctgtctatggacgagtcctctcggatttcatcaaaaataccttaatttgtgttctgaagatgaacgaaggtcttacaggtgtggaatgacatgatggtgagtaattaatgacaggaacTTCACATGTGTTGTTGAGGAGAGTGAAGTGTGTCGTAACCGTCCTCTGTGTGTGTCAGATTTCTTCTGTGGACCCCGAGTGTCTGCGGTGCGTCTGGCCGGACTGGAGCACGTGCTTCACTTCACGGCGCTGGAGGGAAAGATCTACATGCGCAGCTACA
Coding sequences:
- the rpf2 gene encoding ribosome production factor 2 homolog isoform X1, yielding MTHSDGIVKPKTKRSKRFLQSREPKLIENLKNSMIIKGGNTSETLSQALKDVYALKKPNAVLYKKKNMVRPFEDSTALEFFSKKSDCSMFLFGSHNKKRPNNLIFGRMFDFHVLDMFELGIEKFVSLKNVKKDTCPVGTKPMLVFAGELFDMDREHQRLKNVLTDFFCGPRVSAVRLAGLEHVLHFTALEGKIYMRSYRVLLKKSGCRTPRIELEEMGPSFDFVMRRSHMASDDLYRTAHKKPKGVKPKKKKNISHDVFGTRFGRLHMQKQDLDKLQTRKMKGLRKRRGEEPAESASPKTPRTESDV